One Deinococcus grandis DNA window includes the following coding sequences:
- a CDS encoding endonuclease domain-containing protein: MLSIRVFRDLNLKILVPRARELRRAMTSAERRLWFDLLRSHPARFRRQVPLLGFILDFYAPSARVCVEVDGASHDSPDAVAYDAERSRVLAGAGIRVLRVRNVEVMLNLPGVAALIESALQR, from the coding sequence ATGTTGTCAATTCGCGTTTTCCGTGACCTGAACTTGAAGATTCTGGTGCCGCGTGCGCGTGAGTTGAGGCGGGCCATGACGTCTGCGGAGCGGCGGTTGTGGTTCGATCTGCTGCGGTCGCATCCTGCGCGGTTTCGTCGGCAGGTGCCGCTGCTGGGTTTCATCCTGGATTTCTACGCGCCGTCCGCGCGGGTGTGCGTGGAGGTGGACGGCGCGTCGCATGATTCGCCGGATGCTGTGGCGTATGACGCCGAGCGGTCGCGGGTGCTGGCGGGGGCGGGGATCCGGGTGCTGCGCGTGCGGAACGTGGAGGTCATGCTGAACCTGCCGGGTGTGGCCGCCCTGATCGAATCGGCACTCCAGCGATAA
- a CDS encoding phosphoribosyltransferase-like protein, whose protein sequence is MTLLQTDDTAFMDRTLDEMVDLCYENLRTKIEALFQMGEYDWRKFNYTAFIDNFEDSGEKLVAIYLVNSIVYMSEIFCEASLLQKVNSLVSNAAFSDAVKFIPISGGGEVTVDSGFRFTSLVRKSSKYKDDKYFPSLEGLIRSCKNGEMLEIIFVDDIMSTGQQFDALMKKEFIICGQNTSLFDLWRSRRAKIAYIPIVATEYSLERFEEYGSIIYPCFTIDHEYNLLTNIPKYFPQWLTNTINVFEAINSMNKKLNKSGLGIAGQGELALTLAFFNSTPDSTLPLLWSKDESEIHLLRRHA, encoded by the coding sequence GTGACTTTATTACAAACCGATGACACGGCATTTATGGATCGGACGCTTGATGAGATGGTCGATCTCTGTTATGAAAATTTGCGAACAAAGATAGAAGCCTTATTCCAAATGGGAGAATATGATTGGAGAAAATTTAACTACACTGCATTTATAGATAATTTTGAAGATTCAGGAGAAAAACTGGTTGCTATTTATCTGGTTAACTCAATTGTATATATGAGTGAAATTTTTTGCGAAGCCTCACTTCTGCAAAAAGTTAACAGTTTGGTATCGAATGCTGCGTTCTCTGATGCGGTTAAGTTTATCCCAATTTCTGGCGGAGGTGAGGTGACAGTCGATAGTGGCTTCAGATTTACAAGTTTGGTAAGGAAAAGCAGTAAATATAAAGATGATAAATATTTTCCTTCTCTTGAAGGCCTAATCCGAAGTTGTAAAAATGGAGAGATGCTAGAGATCATTTTTGTTGATGATATAATGTCAACTGGCCAGCAATTTGATGCTCTTATGAAAAAAGAATTTATAATATGCGGCCAGAATACTTCTCTTTTTGATCTATGGCGTTCTAGGCGTGCCAAAATTGCTTATATTCCAATAGTCGCTACGGAATATTCTTTAGAAAGATTTGAGGAATACGGCTCAATTATTTACCCGTGTTTTACCATTGACCATGAATACAATTTGCTCACAAATATACCTAAATACTTCCCTCAATGGCTGACTAATACTATTAATGTATTTGAAGCCATCAATTCTATGAATAAAAAGCTTAATAAATCTGGTCTTGGAATAGCGGGCCAGGGAGAATTGGCGCTAACTTTGGCATTTTTTAACTCGACTCCAGACTCAACACTTCCATTACTATGGTCTAAGGATGAAAGCGAAATACATCTGTTGAGGAGGCACGCATGA
- the dnaE gene encoding DNA polymerase III subunit alpha, with translation MTASADSAKPHIHVPDGSCCTPKKFAHLHQHTQYSLLDGAAKLKDLLKWAKEVTPEGQTPALAMTDHGNMHGAVHFYNYATGMGVKPIIGYEAYVVPGEGTRRDRTRAQDGEKGIFHLTLLARDFEGYQNLCRLSSRGYTEGYYYKPRIDHELLREHHKGVIAFSGCLGSEVQQLLLQGREDDAKKRLLWYRELFGENYFIEIQDHGLSEQKRNNPILRAWAQELGIGMVATNDGHYVKKSDATAHETLLAIQTKATLADENRFKFPCDEFYVKNLEEMQASLPVSEWGEEPFDNTALIAEMCNVDLPVGKKRVYQMPALPIPEGRTMPEELRVQTYRGTVKRYPAHATEGLLRDYATRTLAALGADAQKVLDRAGGCDPQSCDLETLYTLLAFAGSEWEARGKAAGEKYTKYPALELMEAEVDSGPLPAYAHEDCRRAAQKDSDTSIALDGEHGEETTRAHHRHALVILRRAEYELSVINNMGFPDYFLIVADYINWAKDQDISVGPGRGSGAGSLVAYAMRITNLDPLEFELLFERFLNPDRISMPDFDIDFNDARRTEVIQYVQDKYGEDKVAQIATFGTMASKACLKDVARVMGLEYAKVDKVSKLIPIKFGKSYSLEQAREAVPDIQQMLNEDAQLKEAYEFAQKLEGLTRHASVHAAGVVIGKTQLTDLVPVMRDTSGAGMVCQYDMKAVEDIGLIKMDFLGLRTLSFLDEAKRILKESGTDFEARYGTFDDIPFDDARTYELLSRGDTKGVFQLEGAGIADASRRLKPRRLADIIALSALYRPGPMENIPTYVRRHHGLEQVDYVRDGFPNSAQYLEKILAETYGIPVYQEQIMQIASEVAGFSLGGADLLRRAMGKKDAEEMKRQRQIFVEGAGGNGVPKDEGNKLFDLLDAFANYGFNKCLTGDTRVPVAGGELRRIEELYRDGQPVQLPSVNSAYRLELRSTGQFFDNGVKPVFRVRTALGRELTATGNHPLLTLDGWQNVEDLTAGDRIAAPARLPELGSEAWPDHQAALLGWMLAEGNTCHPHGAYLYSQSEIQVADMVTQARQFPNTRPTVTVRPERRNVHDVYLGSGVRGSGTDGAGGKSGVRQWLEALGLVGVKADAKAIPAAAFRLNNASLAVLIGRYWSGDGFLFGNRNTTPYAATASRALADDLTHLLLRLGMVARVTRKHFTYRRGDDVAGRTGYTVHLVGRRSIDQFLTVIAPHIVGRDKQLDALHAYYAATPPHRETIDTLPASVKTRVQTAKIASGLGWREIETRSGVSTKELYGGPRAHKKGFRRATIQTLADFFDDPALSDLCSDDLYWDTITSIEPAGHAQTYDLEVPGTHNFVANDLIVHNSHSAAYGVITYQTAWLKANYPVQFMAALLTVERKDSDKVAEYVSDARKMDVHVLPPDINKSAPDFAVVGQDILFGLYAIKGLGEGAVLKILEERERAGTFKSLADFCSRLGNKVCNRKAMESLIKSGAFDQFGDRRQLLESLEESMTWAQGAAALANSGMDALFGAQEVAPEPRLRAGVIPYTDLERLSIEKEALGLYISGHPLEQHEGLREAASCRISDLDTWFQTQNVAPGKRIKAVLAGMIESVVKKPTKSGGMMARFILADESGQTELVAFSRAYDRIQDKLVNDTPALVIVELESEDGGLRAIAEEVVSTEQLGEVPKVMYVTIDLENATPDALGEFQSLLDEHAGSMPTYLRLETPEQFVLYQLDHGMGSPDAIRVLNHTFPWADAYLAYDQQTILGRFAPKPPAWMNKQNGGMRA, from the coding sequence ATGACCGCGTCTGCCGATTCCGCGAAGCCTCACATTCACGTTCCGGACGGCTCCTGCTGCACCCCGAAGAAGTTCGCGCACCTGCATCAGCACACGCAGTACTCGCTGCTGGACGGCGCGGCGAAACTCAAGGACCTGCTGAAGTGGGCCAAGGAGGTCACGCCGGAAGGGCAGACCCCGGCGCTGGCCATGACGGACCACGGAAACATGCACGGCGCGGTGCACTTCTACAACTACGCGACCGGGATGGGCGTCAAGCCGATCATCGGGTACGAGGCGTACGTCGTGCCGGGCGAGGGCACCCGCCGCGACCGGACGCGCGCGCAGGACGGCGAGAAAGGCATCTTCCACCTGACGCTGCTCGCCCGTGACTTCGAGGGGTACCAGAACCTCTGCCGCCTGAGTTCACGCGGGTACACGGAAGGCTACTACTACAAGCCGCGCATCGATCACGAACTGCTGCGCGAGCACCACAAGGGCGTCATTGCGTTCAGCGGGTGCCTGGGCAGCGAGGTGCAGCAACTCCTCCTGCAGGGCCGCGAGGACGACGCCAAGAAACGCCTGCTGTGGTACCGCGAGCTGTTCGGCGAGAACTACTTCATCGAGATCCAGGACCACGGTCTGAGCGAGCAGAAGCGCAACAATCCCATCCTGCGGGCCTGGGCGCAGGAACTCGGGATCGGGATGGTCGCCACGAACGACGGGCACTACGTCAAGAAGAGCGACGCCACCGCGCACGAGACGCTGCTGGCCATCCAGACGAAGGCGACCCTGGCGGACGAGAACCGCTTCAAGTTCCCCTGCGACGAGTTCTACGTGAAGAACCTTGAGGAGATGCAGGCGTCCCTGCCGGTCAGCGAGTGGGGCGAGGAACCCTTCGACAACACCGCCCTGATCGCCGAGATGTGCAACGTGGACCTCCCGGTCGGCAAGAAGCGCGTGTACCAGATGCCCGCCCTGCCCATCCCCGAGGGCCGCACCATGCCCGAGGAACTGCGCGTGCAGACGTACCGCGGGACCGTGAAACGCTACCCGGCGCACGCGACGGAAGGGCTGCTGCGCGACTACGCGACCCGCACCCTGGCCGCGCTGGGCGCCGACGCGCAGAAGGTGCTGGACCGCGCGGGGGGGTGCGACCCGCAGAGCTGCGACCTGGAGACGCTGTACACCCTGCTGGCCTTCGCGGGCAGCGAGTGGGAAGCGCGCGGCAAGGCGGCGGGCGAGAAGTACACCAAGTACCCCGCGCTGGAACTCATGGAGGCCGAGGTGGACTCCGGGCCGCTGCCCGCCTACGCGCACGAGGACTGCCGCCGCGCCGCGCAGAAGGACAGCGACACCAGCATCGCCCTGGACGGCGAGCACGGCGAGGAAACCACCCGCGCCCACCACCGCCACGCGCTGGTGATCCTGCGCCGCGCCGAGTACGAACTGAGCGTCATCAACAACATGGGTTTCCCCGACTACTTCCTGATCGTCGCGGACTACATCAACTGGGCCAAGGATCAGGACATCAGCGTCGGACCGGGCCGTGGCTCGGGCGCAGGCTCGCTCGTGGCGTACGCGATGCGCATCACGAACCTCGACCCCCTGGAATTCGAGCTGCTGTTCGAACGATTCCTGAACCCGGACCGCATCTCCATGCCGGACTTCGACATCGACTTCAACGACGCCCGGCGCACCGAAGTCATCCAGTACGTGCAGGACAAGTACGGCGAGGACAAGGTCGCGCAGATCGCCACCTTCGGAACCATGGCGTCCAAGGCGTGCCTGAAGGACGTGGCGCGCGTCATGGGCCTCGAGTACGCCAAGGTCGACAAGGTGTCAAAACTCATTCCGATCAAGTTCGGCAAGAGCTACAGCCTCGAACAGGCGCGCGAGGCCGTGCCGGACATCCAGCAGATGCTGAACGAGGACGCCCAGCTGAAAGAGGCGTACGAGTTCGCGCAGAAACTCGAAGGGCTGACCCGCCACGCCAGCGTCCACGCCGCCGGGGTCGTCATCGGCAAGACGCAACTGACCGACCTCGTGCCCGTCATGCGCGACACCTCAGGCGCGGGCATGGTCTGCCAGTACGACATGAAGGCCGTCGAGGACATCGGCCTGATCAAGATGGACTTCCTGGGCCTGCGCACCCTGTCCTTCCTCGATGAAGCCAAACGCATCCTCAAGGAATCCGGCACCGACTTCGAGGCCCGGTACGGCACCTTCGACGACATTCCCTTCGACGACGCCCGCACCTACGAACTCCTCAGCCGCGGGGACACCAAGGGCGTCTTCCAGCTCGAAGGGGCCGGGATCGCCGACGCCAGCCGCCGCCTCAAACCGCGCCGCCTCGCGGACATCATCGCCCTTTCGGCGCTGTACCGCCCCGGCCCGATGGAGAACATCCCCACCTACGTCCGCCGCCACCACGGCCTCGAACAGGTGGACTACGTCCGCGACGGCTTCCCGAACAGCGCCCAGTACCTCGAAAAGATCCTCGCCGAAACCTACGGCATCCCCGTGTACCAGGAGCAGATCATGCAGATCGCCTCCGAAGTCGCCGGATTCAGCTTAGGCGGCGCCGACCTGCTGCGCCGCGCGATGGGTAAGAAGGACGCCGAGGAGATGAAACGCCAGCGGCAGATCTTCGTCGAGGGCGCAGGCGGCAACGGCGTCCCCAAGGACGAGGGCAACAAGCTGTTCGACCTGCTCGACGCGTTCGCGAACTACGGCTTCAACAAGTGTCTGACGGGCGACACGCGCGTGCCCGTCGCGGGCGGCGAACTGCGGCGCATCGAGGAGCTGTACCGCGACGGCCAGCCCGTGCAGCTGCCCAGCGTGAACAGCGCGTACCGCCTGGAACTGCGCTCCACCGGGCAGTTCTTCGACAACGGCGTGAAACCCGTCTTCCGCGTCCGCACCGCGCTGGGCCGCGAACTGACCGCCACCGGGAACCACCCGCTGTTGACGCTGGACGGCTGGCAGAACGTGGAAGACCTGACAGCCGGCGACCGGATCGCCGCGCCCGCCCGCCTCCCCGAACTGGGCAGCGAGGCGTGGCCCGACCATCAGGCGGCACTGCTCGGCTGGATGCTCGCCGAGGGCAACACCTGCCACCCACACGGCGCGTACCTGTACTCCCAGAGCGAGATTCAGGTGGCCGACATGGTCACCCAGGCCCGGCAGTTCCCGAACACCCGCCCCACTGTGACCGTCCGCCCAGAGCGGCGCAACGTGCACGACGTGTACCTGGGCAGCGGCGTGCGCGGCAGCGGGACAGACGGGGCGGGCGGGAAGTCCGGCGTGCGCCAGTGGCTTGAAGCGCTGGGTCTCGTGGGAGTGAAAGCCGACGCCAAGGCCATCCCCGCCGCCGCGTTCCGGCTAAACAACGCCTCGCTGGCCGTCCTCATCGGCCGCTACTGGTCCGGCGACGGCTTCCTGTTCGGCAACCGCAACACCACCCCGTACGCCGCTACCGCCTCCCGCGCGCTGGCCGATGACCTCACCCACCTGCTGCTGCGCCTGGGCATGGTCGCCAGGGTCACCCGCAAACACTTCACCTACCGGCGCGGCGACGACGTGGCCGGACGCACCGGGTACACCGTTCATCTGGTCGGGCGGCGCTCCATCGACCAGTTCCTGACCGTCATCGCGCCACACATCGTGGGCCGCGACAAGCAACTGGACGCCCTGCACGCCTACTACGCCGCTACCCCACCCCACCGCGAGACCATCGACACCCTGCCCGCCAGCGTCAAGACCCGCGTGCAGACCGCCAAGATCGCCAGCGGCCTCGGCTGGCGCGAGATCGAAACCCGCAGCGGCGTCAGCACCAAAGAACTCTACGGGGGACCCAGGGCGCACAAGAAAGGCTTCCGCCGCGCCACCATCCAGACCCTCGCGGACTTCTTCGACGACCCGGCCCTGAGCGACCTGTGCTCCGACGACCTGTACTGGGACACCATCACCAGCATCGAACCCGCCGGGCACGCGCAGACCTACGATCTGGAAGTCCCCGGCACGCACAACTTCGTCGCCAACGACCTGATCGTCCACAACAGCCACAGCGCCGCGTACGGCGTCATCACGTACCAGACCGCGTGGCTCAAGGCGAACTACCCCGTGCAGTTCATGGCCGCCCTGCTGACCGTCGAACGCAAGGACAGCGACAAGGTCGCCGAGTACGTCAGCGACGCCCGCAAGATGGACGTCCACGTCCTCCCCCCCGACATCAACAAGTCCGCACCCGACTTCGCGGTCGTCGGGCAGGACATCCTCTTCGGCCTGTACGCCATCAAGGGCCTCGGCGAGGGCGCCGTGCTGAAGATCCTCGAGGAACGCGAACGCGCCGGGACCTTCAAGAGCCTCGCGGACTTCTGCTCCCGCCTGGGCAACAAGGTCTGCAACCGCAAAGCCATGGAAAGCCTCATCAAGAGCGGCGCGTTCGACCAGTTCGGCGACCGCCGCCAGCTCCTCGAGAGCCTCGAGGAATCCATGACCTGGGCGCAGGGCGCCGCCGCGCTCGCCAACAGCGGCATGGACGCCCTGTTCGGCGCGCAGGAAGTCGCCCCCGAACCCAGACTCAGGGCGGGCGTCATCCCCTACACCGACCTGGAACGCCTCAGCATCGAGAAGGAAGCCCTGGGCCTCTACATCAGCGGCCACCCGCTCGAACAGCACGAAGGTCTGCGCGAAGCCGCCAGCTGCCGCATCTCCGACCTCGACACGTGGTTCCAGACGCAGAACGTCGCCCCCGGCAAACGCATCAAGGCCGTCCTCGCGGGCATGATCGAAAGCGTCGTCAAGAAACCCACCAAATCCGGCGGCATGATGGCCCGCTTCATCCTCGCCGACGAAAGCGGCCAGACCGAACTCGTCGCGTTCAGCCGCGCCTACGACCGCATCCAGGACAAACTCGTCAACGACACCCCCGCCCTCGTCATCGTCGAACTCGAAAGCGAAGACGGCGGCCTGCGCGCCATCGCCGAGGAAGTCGTCAGCACCGAACAACTCGGCGAAGTCCCCAAAGTCATGTACGTCACCATCGACCTCGAAAACGCCACCCCAGACGCCCTCGGCGAATTCCAGAGCCTCCTCGACGAACACGCCGGCAGCATGCCCACCTACCTCCGCCTCGAGACACCCGAACAGTTCGTCCTGTACCAACTCGACCACGGCATGGGCAGCCCAGACGCCATCCGCGTCCTCAACCACACCTTCCCCTGGGCCGACGCGTACCTCGCCTACGACCAGCAGACCATCCTCGGCCGCTTCGCCCCCAAACCCCCCGCCTGGATGAACAAACAAAATGGGGGCATGCGGGCGTGA
- a CDS encoding ORC-CDC6 family AAA ATPase encodes MSDEMAIESVITAAFSSYRSEWMQDLHSYYTEPKYFPELVTPRPCFLIGGRGTGKTTALKSMAYSFQKEEISKKIDRNYFGIYHKFEIGLANSFSGKDISSEAWTVLFSHYLNLRICLMTLDLLKNLVNDNIIKDEEVDLNPMMVSLGLSPVNSITGAFASLRMEISSFSRAINNPKKIQEINTSILNIPVGELFSSISESQSLSKKFIYLIFDEFENLHSWQQKIFNTLVKHCGGNFVYKVGAKKNGLKTKYTLADDEPLFSPQDYAKIDIDERVSTSEFSEFAGNVCNIRLRRIQEGSSAIRCPEINIKLLLEKLDMEAEAIKLGIKERNKSTNESISRLTSLVNIDKIHQLTELQKFYIYYLVEKNQSSLDREIKAYLEKDSNWITNFENYKFDLLFKIRTGKVGVVKYYCGWETYVGLSGNNIRFILMLLESTLLTAVKENKGSLPSKIDAETQTKSCKDVAQSVFDEIAGLSYDGPQYQQIVVGFGKIFGYYARNIVKKSPELNQFNISDISLHKETEEFVRRCVMHYVLLESKETKQTRKDEISEYDYSLHPIFSPKFNYSNRRGRKFSITSESFEKIKQNPEYGVKSILKDSARIEEKGGLFD; translated from the coding sequence ATGAGTGATGAAATGGCTATTGAGTCTGTAATAACTGCGGCTTTTTCGAGCTATAGAAGTGAATGGATGCAGGATTTACATTCATACTATACCGAGCCAAAATACTTTCCTGAATTGGTCACTCCTAGACCGTGTTTCCTCATAGGTGGGCGGGGCACTGGTAAAACTACTGCTCTGAAATCTATGGCTTATAGTTTCCAAAAAGAAGAAATATCTAAAAAAATTGATAGAAATTATTTTGGAATCTATCATAAATTTGAGATTGGGCTTGCTAACTCATTTTCGGGTAAAGATATAAGTAGCGAAGCTTGGACAGTTTTATTTAGCCATTACTTAAATTTAAGAATATGCTTGATGACATTGGATTTGCTTAAAAATTTGGTAAATGACAATATTATAAAAGACGAAGAAGTAGATCTTAATCCAATGATGGTTAGTCTCGGTTTGAGTCCCGTTAATTCTATAACCGGCGCGTTCGCCAGTCTTCGAATGGAAATCTCATCGTTCTCTCGAGCTATTAATAATCCCAAAAAAATTCAAGAGATAAATACATCTATATTGAATATCCCTGTAGGTGAATTATTTAGTAGTATATCGGAGTCCCAGTCTTTATCAAAAAAATTCATATATCTGATTTTTGATGAATTCGAAAACTTGCATAGTTGGCAGCAAAAAATATTTAATACTCTAGTTAAACACTGTGGAGGGAATTTCGTATATAAGGTAGGCGCGAAAAAGAATGGATTAAAAACAAAATATACATTAGCTGACGATGAGCCTTTATTCTCGCCTCAAGATTATGCGAAAATAGACATAGATGAGCGCGTGTCGACTAGTGAGTTCAGTGAATTTGCGGGAAATGTGTGCAATATTAGGTTACGTCGCATTCAAGAGGGAAGTAGTGCTATCCGTTGTCCGGAAATTAACATAAAACTTCTGCTAGAGAAACTGGACATGGAAGCAGAGGCCATCAAGCTCGGAATCAAAGAGAGAAACAAATCTACTAATGAGAGCATATCTAGATTGACCAGTTTGGTCAATATTGATAAAATACACCAGCTAACTGAGTTGCAGAAATTCTATATTTACTACTTAGTAGAAAAAAACCAAAGTTCGTTGGATAGGGAAATAAAGGCCTATTTGGAAAAGGACTCGAATTGGATTACGAATTTTGAGAACTATAAATTCGACCTCCTATTCAAAATAAGAACCGGAAAAGTAGGGGTAGTAAAATATTATTGCGGTTGGGAAACTTATGTTGGTCTGTCGGGTAACAATATCAGGTTTATCTTAATGTTGCTGGAAAGCACCCTACTCACTGCCGTGAAAGAAAATAAAGGCAGTCTGCCGTCTAAGATTGATGCTGAAACGCAAACCAAATCTTGCAAAGATGTTGCTCAATCGGTGTTCGATGAAATCGCTGGTCTATCATATGATGGTCCTCAATATCAGCAAATTGTGGTAGGGTTTGGTAAAATATTTGGTTATTATGCCAGAAATATAGTCAAAAAATCTCCAGAGTTGAATCAATTTAACATAAGCGATATATCATTACATAAAGAAACAGAAGAATTTGTCAGAAGATGTGTAATGCATTATGTTTTGTTGGAATCTAAGGAGACAAAACAGACCAGAAAGGATGAGATTAGCGAGTATGATTACTCATTGCATCCTATATTTTCTCCAAAGTTTAATTATAGTAATAGAAGGGGCAGAAAATTCAGCATCACTTCTGAGTCATTCGAAAAAATAAAGCAAAACCCAGAATATGGGGTTAAGTCTATTCTTAAAGATTCGGCCCGTATCGAGGAAAAAGGTGGGCTTTTTGATTAA
- a CDS encoding Eco57I restriction-modification methylase domain-containing protein, translating to MKIDRHITPEAISAHIINDLIQGGRKYFGIAADFSCASGELIKKIIDNISLRKIILNDIDRAVINKNLFFNYETEIFNVDFEREECADFLGFYGKCDLIILNPPYSMRGASKYNTNIGNVSIKSSRAMKHILHALRFLSSNGVMYCIVPTNILTSEMDKKIILSLVNSADITEIKRFGRGHFASASVETVLIRIENYKDVEFCKLCKSGIPGESEKSSSFSLTRGNVPIHSLDGRIYTRSGKNRIPFVHTTNIDATKALFINRNTKYRIVSGRFILLPRVGSPKLNKIKIHEGELAVSDCVIVIQGDMIDLLHWYLVNNYLKLEAIYSGHCAKYTTISRLNELLFNFELENSSDERVGERSMVQSVI from the coding sequence ATGAAAATTGACAGACATATTACCCCGGAAGCTATTTCGGCGCACATAATCAATGATTTGATCCAAGGGGGAAGAAAGTATTTTGGCATAGCTGCGGATTTCTCTTGCGCTAGTGGTGAACTCATTAAAAAAATTATAGATAATATATCTCTTCGAAAAATTATTCTTAACGATATTGACCGTGCAGTGATAAATAAAAACCTGTTTTTTAATTATGAGACAGAAATATTTAATGTAGATTTTGAAAGAGAGGAATGCGCTGACTTTTTGGGATTTTACGGAAAATGTGATCTGATAATATTAAATCCCCCATACAGTATGCGTGGAGCTAGTAAATATAACACAAATATAGGCAATGTAAGCATTAAATCTAGCAGAGCCATGAAACATATTTTGCACGCTCTTAGATTCCTATCTAGCAATGGAGTAATGTATTGTATAGTTCCTACTAATATATTAACGTCCGAAATGGATAAAAAGATAATCTTATCATTAGTAAACAGTGCGGATATTACAGAAATAAAGAGATTCGGAAGAGGTCATTTTGCATCTGCTAGTGTAGAAACGGTTTTAATCCGTATTGAAAATTATAAAGATGTAGAGTTTTGTAAATTATGTAAAAGTGGTATACCTGGAGAATCAGAAAAATCATCTAGTTTCAGCTTAACGAGAGGCAATGTGCCAATTCACTCTTTGGACGGCCGTATTTACACTCGATCTGGCAAGAATAGAATTCCATTTGTGCATACTACAAATATTGATGCGACCAAGGCGTTGTTTATAAACAGGAATACTAAATATAGGATTGTTTCTGGTAGATTTATATTGCTGCCTCGAGTAGGGAGTCCAAAATTAAATAAAATCAAAATACATGAAGGCGAACTGGCGGTTTCCGACTGTGTAATAGTTATACAGGGAGACATGATAGATTTGCTGCACTGGTATTTAGTTAATAATTATCTAAAACTAGAAGCTATATACTCAGGACACTGTGCAAAATACACAACCATTTCTCGTTTGAATGAGTTGCTTTTTAATTTTGAATTAGAAAATAGCAGTGATGAAAGAGTGGGCGAAAGATCTATGGTGCAGTCTGTCATATAA
- a CDS encoding PilT/PilU family type 4a pilus ATPase, which yields MSVLNSVLTAIVKEGASDIHLRTGSAPAGRINGEIKRFGETRLGHEHVEAFTREMMNGPMWDDFTTRREADFAYGIPGLARFRVNAYWQRGSIGLIMRVIEDKPIPTFQQLGLPVETFEQLAQHERGLILVTGPTGSGKTTTLASLLDHINATQPVNIVTLEDPIEVLHKDRMAMISQRELGLDTMSFANGLRASMRQDPDVILIGEMRDKETVEAALSAAQTGHLVFSTLHTQDAIRSVNRIIDFFAPHERDQIRQGLSESIVGIVSQRLLPKVGGGRVLGLEIMLGTPTVRECIKDPERMEEIKQALQEGGARGMHTFDQHLAHLVQEGLMHEDDALQSATSPHELKIMMMRAKYA from the coding sequence ATGAGTGTCCTGAACAGCGTACTGACCGCCATTGTCAAAGAAGGAGCCAGTGACATCCACCTGCGCACCGGCAGCGCCCCCGCCGGGCGCATCAACGGCGAGATCAAACGCTTCGGGGAAACCCGCCTGGGCCACGAACACGTCGAAGCCTTCACCCGCGAAATGATGAACGGCCCCATGTGGGACGACTTCACCACCCGCCGCGAAGCCGACTTCGCGTACGGCATCCCAGGCCTCGCCCGCTTCCGCGTCAACGCCTACTGGCAACGCGGCAGCATCGGCCTGATCATGCGCGTCATCGAAGACAAACCCATCCCCACCTTCCAGCAACTCGGCCTCCCCGTCGAGACCTTCGAACAGCTCGCGCAGCACGAACGCGGCCTGATCCTCGTCACCGGCCCCACCGGCAGCGGCAAGACCACCACCCTCGCCAGCCTCCTCGACCACATCAACGCCACCCAACCCGTCAACATCGTCACCCTCGAAGACCCCATCGAGGTCCTCCACAAAGACCGCATGGCCATGATCAGCCAGCGCGAACTGGGCCTGGACACCATGAGCTTCGCCAACGGCCTGCGCGCCAGCATGCGCCAGGACCCCGACGTCATCCTCATCGGCGAGATGCGCGACAAGGAAACCGTCGAAGCCGCCCTCAGCGCCGCCCAGACCGGCCACCTCGTCTTCAGCACCCTGCACACCCAGGACGCCATCCGCAGCGTCAACCGCATCATCGACTTCTTCGCCCCCCACGAACGCGACCAGATCCGCCAGGGCCTCAGCGAAAGCATCGTCGGCATCGTCAGCCAGCGCCTCCTGCCCAAAGTCGGCGGCGGCCGCGTCCTCGGCCTCGAAATCATGCTCGGCACCCCCACCGTCCGCGAATGCATCAAAGACCCCGAACGCATGGAAGAAATCAAACAGGCCCTCCAGGAAGGCGGCGCCCGCGGCATGCACACCTTCGACCAGCACCTCGCCCACCTCGTCCAGGAAGGCCTCATGCACGAAGACGACGCCCTGCAGAGCGCCACCAGCCCCCACGAACTCAAGATCATGATGATGCGCGCCAAATACGCGTAA